tattctctacaaaaggttagtaaacctaatactagtggaatattattattctaacatatatatgcattgtaagcatcactagttctcctctattttggtaatattgatgggcgaaactgatcgataacgaccgtcaacagacATATTATCtattttgggtataaatatgtacccGACACCCTCTAAATAATTAACACCATTTCAATACACTTTCGGCACATCGCCAAACCtttctattattttatttcaatgagttcttgctttcgagttgggctgcatcgaCTTCGATCTCCGACAagaggtaaagcttgttatgggggcttgcgttctcgggatcaGTGGttacatctttatgacactataatcttgtttatgtaattcgtcgagttataaTATATATTGACTAATCAAAGTTGATATTTTAATCCAGTCCTTATCGGCCGATCTCTGTTTAGGGTTCTATCGACATTGACTAGAATAGTTCGTCGGCTTAGATTATGCAATGTATCTACCATCTTGGAGAGGCTTTCATTGGCTTGTTTACCTAAATCATAAGTTTCTCtttatacttagtgctgcatcagttaagtttgatcaactAAGTCGTATCTAGAAACCTAATATTTAGCTTGCTTCATGATTGCTAATAGATATAGTATCGGAGTTGCAGCTGATCTTACATGATATATCTATTTTGTTTTACTTAACAAGTTatatctgccctttatattaggCTCTCAATAGATTTAAATATATTAAGTTTGTCATCGATCTAGTTAGGTTAATCTAACGTCAAATTGATACTTATTTAACATATTTACTTCAAAGTGATATCCTAGTATAGAGTTATATCGGAGCTATAGCCGATATACTTCTAAATTTGCCTATCGGCTATGACATGAGCTTGTATAATTTATAGCTTGATATAACTTTAGATATaaatgatttatactgtctcggcggCTGTCCAATCTATCCCAATCATTTCGTTTAAAGTTATATTGATTCATAGATTATATAGTGCTGATTTCTCCAACCGATAGAGTAAGTTTAGTTACTTTCTTTATCATATCCCTTATAGCCAATCCGACTAACATTGCATCGCCTAGGTCACAgacgatatgtcatcggctcTACGACCGAtaggctatcgtttatggatttaactttCTATCTTTATTTACTTTCTTTATCATATACCTTACGGCCAATCCGACTAACATTGCATTGGCTAGGTCACAgacgatatgtcatcggctctacgaccgatcggctatcgtttatggatttaactctCTATCTTTATTTCTCGTTGGTTGTAGGATCAAACCAACTAACATGCCCTGAACCCTGAAGGcaagctttggacctgcactagaatAAAGCAAATCTCTTATatcagtgtgtgtttttttaattaacaaAAGCGCGAGATCGTGCGGTGTCGTGCGATGGGTACACGATACCGCGGTCTCGCACGACAAGGGTATGAGAGACCGTGTGACCTTGCACGGTAAGTATGCGAGACCGCATGAGTCGCGAGATTAATGGATCAATCAGCATCATcaagaattaattaattaactattatttatttaattagcattattagcaattaattaatcacttaTTAAGAATTTAAGATTGTTAATTACCAACTTGCCGTCATTGCTATCGCACTCTGATCTCGTGATTTCATTGCGATTTCGCACTGCCAAACGGCGATAACGGTCTATTGATTTCGCACTGCCAAACCGCGATGACGGTCTATTCGTGTAAATCTGTTCGAATCTcgtatattttttaagaaaaaaaacttcaacaatatattttcaaattcttttGGTATGCTTATAGGGTTCTCTTTTAAATCAAACCGAAGAGAAACGAAATAGCTAACTTACTTTTAACCATACTGCTAAACCTTTGTTTCAGCGCAGCGTGTACTTCTATAACGTCTATAAAAGCTGCTGATATCATAGATTGGGAAATTTTGAAGAGTAGTCGATCTTATCcaaatttttttcaataatggaATGAAATATTACAGCCTTTCACTAGTACAGAAAGCCCTATTGGTGTCGGTTGGGAAATGGCAATAGGTGCCGTTTTCCCGTCCGGCACCTATTGCTGGTACCGGCAACTAATGGTAAAATAGAACCGGTACCTTTTTGTctgcacgagaaaaaaaaaactctggcTCAAATCAAGCCGAAGGCCTCCACATCCAGAACAATATCCCCACATTCAGAATCAAACCGTGATCCCCTCCACATCCTTAGATCCAGAACAATATCCCTACATCCAAAATCAAAATCCAAAGAACACatcaataacaacaacaatttcTACATCCATTTAATTATAATGCTCATCTGATCCAAATCCCCATGTTCTCGGTACACATATGAATAAGAGAACTTGAGAGAAATTAAACAAAGAGAACAAGAACGGGATAAAAAGAACACACTCGAACCACAGCGGCATTGAGGATGATGCGGCGGTGACGGGGCCCTTGGGTTGCCTCCTTCTTCCCCTTGAGCGTCGCTAGGATGGCGGTTGTGGACGACTTGCACGTGAGGGGAGGGCGCGGTCGCTGCCGCCTTCGTCGGGCAGCCACTGGCCGCGGGAGACCGACGCCGCCCTCCCGCCGAATCTGGAGGAGGGAGGGCGCGGCAACCGCCAGCCTcgcgagcccgccgccaccgccgggcaGCTACCactagagagaggggagggagagacgcGAGGCGacagaggggagggagagagacgcGAGAGCGAGAGAGCGTGGGAGTAGATAAGGACAAGACGTGGGTGGGAGTAGATAAGGAGGCGTGGCGCTCGGCTCATCGGTTCGGGTCgttattataggtgtcggttctttaAAAAACGAATACCTTAGTATTGGTACCGGTTTTTACTaatgaaccgacacctatagtttCTTAAAGGTACTGGTTCTTATTTTTTTGAGCGTGTGGAGGTAGGAAAAGGCCTATAGGTGCGGTTTTAaaggaaccggcacctataaggcCGATCCCTATGAGTGTTTTTGTAGTAGGGTTTGCTCAACgagttacagccaattattataaGGCTCACACAAAAGCAAACCAGAGTAACAAAACCAAAAGCAAATAAAACTAATAAAACCAAACAAGGTAAACATCCCAGAACTAGTGAATTCTATTGGTGAATCTCCACCCAAAGTTGGCAAAGAAGACGCAAGTTTAGGACACGCCTCTCTTATTTGCTTGATATGATCATGCCTTTGTAATTGAGATAATTCCCGGAGCCAATATGTTACCCTGAAAAGAACCTgcaaatatgatttttaaggtGATCTATCCAAATCCATTTCATTTCTATTAAGCCATAGAGCACAACATATAGCGGAAGCTCCAACAAAAATAAGATCCTTGATATTTTTATTAACTCCCACGAACCAATTACCAAACACATGTGATATATTATGTGGAGGGTACAATTCAAAGGAGAATTGTATAGAtaaactagtttttttttaaaaaaatattatgtttgTGCATACAAAGCATTCTACACATTTCATCCATACACATACATTACTCAGGCTGGACAAAGCAGCTAGCGGATGATCAAATAGTATAGGATTGAATTATCACCGTTCTCGAAAGTGCTTTGTTGGTAAATTAGAAAGGGTGGTTCTGAGCTTCAAATCCTTCGATGGAGCGGTGGACGCTCCAATTCAGATTGCTCCTGTGGCGTCATATCACCAAATATATTGAGACCCCAGGTATAAGACTTGCCAGACTTGTTGAACTCAATGATTTTGTGCGCTCTGTCCTTGAAATACACGAAGCGCCGAACCATGTCATCACGATCGCGCTCTATGTCATGGAAGCTGCACCACCGCTGGTACAGCGCCCAAACGGCTTCCTCTGACTCGAGGTCCTTCTCGTCGTAAGCGAAGCAGGTGGCTGGATCATCTATCGGTAAAATAACAAGGCGTTATTTAAGTTCAAAGCAGGTGGTTGTTTCGTCTATCGGTAAATAACAAGGGGTAACTAACAAGGCGTTAATTAAGTTTCGGTTGGATGATAATGCCATGTACTCTTTGACTCCTTCCATCCGAAAATACAGGGAATTCTCTGTTTGTCACAAGTGAAACTAAGTTTGACTGAATTTATAGAAAAGAATAACAATAGATTCAttatgaaatactccctccgtttcgttttatttgacgccgttgactttttatcacatgtttgaccgttcgtcttattcaaaaatttttgtgaaatatgtaaaactatacgtatgcataaaagtatatttaacaacgaatcaaatgataggaaaagaattaataattatttaatttttttgaataagacgagcggtcaaacatgtgctaagtcaacggtgtcaaataaaacgaaacggagggagtactaagtaATAGTGCATGTGCAACGCACATTAGGAAATAAAATCAAACCAAATATGTTGGACGTATGTTGCAGcctaatttgttttttaatatttagtATAGTATTTACTTGGACTTAATGTAAAAGGCAAAGTGAAAATAATAATTGACATAAATTTATATCACACAATTAAAACTACTAACCaccatcaacaacaacaacaaatacTAATACTGCTGTTAGGAACGTCCCAACATGGAAAAGGAACACAACAGTAATGACCAAAGATGATTTGcgggaaaaaaacaaatatttacaTATGATTTTAACTACACATGGATCCATTCCCTCAATGAATGTTTAGAAAATGAAAAGGAACCAGTTAAGATTGAGTGTATTCTCGTGTACGGTTGTACCGGTTGGATCAGTGTATAATTTGAGATAACAAGATCACATATTTACATTGAAGGAAAAAGATTGCACTGAGCTTAGGTTTACATAGAAGATTACATACTACTCAGATCCTGCCATGGCCTGCATCATACTACCTGGACATATATGTGTCGAGATTCGTAGCAAggattgaactttttttttttgggacggaggggtagTTATTATTACCACGTCAATAAACAATCACAATCCAGTATATAGGGTCAACAAGACAACAAGAGTGTGAACCTTACTTTGTGGTGAGTAAACTTTTTATGGTACAACTCTGAACAAACATAattgtacatatatattttttttatggtaaCAGAGACCCACATCACAAGTTCGCAATAGTACTGAGGCTAAAATTTTCAAAGTTACTTCTCTGATGTGGTAGATGTTAATATTTTCTCTAAGAAATTTGATCAGCTTAGAATTTGCTAAGAAATTTGATCAGCTTAGAATTTGACTTAGCACAATCCCAGGATTACTTATATGTTAGGACAGAGCAAGTACAAATAAAGATAGTGCAGGGATAGAGTGTGTGTGCTTTAGTGCGTTCGCTAGCTCAGATCAAGGGCCATTGTTCCACTTGTCCGTGTGACTCATGTAATGGGGTTAGCTAGGCCATGTACACAATAAGGCTGCAAATGAAATAAACTGAATTTCTTCACTGAGTTTCTTCTTCAGTGTGTTTTTCTTGTTCCCTTTTCCTTCTCTGTTTCCTATACCAAAATTCTCCTTCTCCCCAAAATAGAACAAGATATCAATAATACTGCTAATAATTCACCCCAAATTACAACGAGTTATCCATAATACTGCTACTAGTCACCAGCTCGGGTCATAAcaattactacctccatattttaatgtatgacgctgttgactttttgtctaacatttgaccattcgtcttatttaaaaaatttatgtaattattatttattttattgtgacttgattcatcatcaaatattctttaagcatgacataaatatttttatattttcacaaaaattttgaataaaacgaatggttaaacgttagtcaaaaagtcaacgatgtcatacattaaaatacgaaaAGAGTACGAGCAATCGGTCTCTCACGAGTTCGGGTCATAACAGATAATCATCATGACGACAGTATCCTTGAAGTGgaggcaaaataaaaaaaaaaaatggcggTCGATTAGGTTACCTGGAGCTTCAGGGTCAAAGCAATCGGGGGAGAGGTCGGCGGGTCCGGGGGAGTGGTCGCCGGGGATCATCGCGATGCCGCGCCGGAGGATGACGAGTGGGCCCGACGGGGCGTGTGGCAGCTGAGGCCGCgtccaggcggcggcggtgcaggtGGTGTCGCCGGCGTAGCCACACCGAGGAGCAAAGCGGCCCATGTACGAAGCCACatgacgggcggcggcggccatggcaggtTGATCGGATGTGAGGAGGTCCGGTACTCGATTCCGATCTAGGGTTTCAACTTTGCAATTCGTTGGACTAATTATCCTTGCTTGTGTTTTCAGTTGAGTATGTCCCTGTGGCAATGACACGTTTAGCAAGTCCTTGGAGCGTGATGACCCACAACCAATAATCTTCTTGATCAAAACTCAACGAATGGTTCAATGATTCAATCAGACATTAGTCAATTTGTTGATCTCAATAAAAGAATATAAGGTTATTATCGACAATGAAAGACACCGCCGACAAAATATCCGGTGGCATCGGTTTAGTGATTTTATCATTTTCAGAAAAAATAACAAGctcaaaattattattttttgaataCACTCACCCTTATGAATAGACACACAACTTACTCCTATAAACATCTACGAAGGACTTAGTCGGTATATCATAAAATTAATGAAGTCACCACGGCCACGGGCGCCTCACTGTCGACGTATACATCGTCTACCACTGAGAGAATAATTAGCCTAAATACAAAACTCGGATTAAATTGACCTAACAGAAGTGATGAAAGTGCATTGTAAAATACCAAAAATTTGTATACTGACATATTAGGGTTTAACGGATATTGAGTGGCAAATAAGGgaatttcaatatatatattcccctgattttttttagaaacacaataTAAACGCAAACGCTCACACTCTCACCCCTAAGAACATATACACGCACATTCTACCTTTATAAACACCTTGGAAAAACTGAGCCAATACATCTTGAGGTTAACGAAGTCACCATAGACACATCGTTAtcgatggatatatatatatcgtctaacactaaaagaataattagctgtaAATTTGATCACCCGTGTCAAG
This genomic window from Oryza sativa Japonica Group chromosome 12, ASM3414082v1 contains:
- the LOC107277093 gene encoding uncharacterized protein; this translates as MAAAARHVASYMGRFAPRCGYAGDTTCTAAAWTRPQLPHAPSGPLVILRRGIAMIPGDHSPGPADLSPDCFDPEAPDDPATCFAYDEKDLESEEAVWALYQRWCSFHDIERDRDDMVRRFVYFKDRAHKIIEFNKSGKSYTWGLNIFGDMTPQEQSELERPPLHRRI